From one Streptomyces sp. NBC_01478 genomic stretch:
- a CDS encoding glycerophosphodiester phosphodiesterase, which translates to MHLRTVAASTTALLGAAALLLPSPAARAGDAAEWPTVVAHRGASSYAPENTLASIDKAARLGFQWVENDVQRTKDGELVVIHDDSLKRTTDVQKVFPDRAPWKVKDFTAAEIARLDAGSWFGPAFTGTRVPTLTQYMREVEHNDQSLLLEIKNPELYPGIEQQTLKLLGNEGWLDQGHLDDRLIVQSFSADSIRIVHDLKPAIRTGFLGTPPASALHEYAAFTDLINPSYGSISLGYVTAVHGHTGPHGRPMEVYAWTVDDAPTAWKVAGYGVDGLITNKPDVVRSALKGF; encoded by the coding sequence ATGCACCTGCGCACAGTCGCCGCCTCGACCACCGCGCTCCTGGGGGCCGCCGCCCTTCTGCTCCCCTCCCCCGCCGCCCGGGCCGGCGACGCTGCCGAGTGGCCCACGGTCGTCGCCCACCGAGGCGCGTCCTCCTATGCGCCCGAAAACACCCTGGCCTCCATCGACAAGGCGGCCCGGCTCGGCTTCCAGTGGGTCGAGAACGACGTCCAGCGCACCAAGGACGGCGAACTCGTCGTCATCCACGACGACAGCCTGAAGCGCACCACCGACGTCCAGAAGGTGTTCCCCGATCGAGCCCCCTGGAAGGTGAAGGACTTCACCGCCGCCGAGATCGCGCGCCTCGACGCGGGAAGCTGGTTCGGCCCCGCGTTCACAGGAACGCGCGTGCCCACGCTCACGCAGTACATGCGTGAGGTGGAGCACAACGACCAGAGTCTGCTCCTGGAGATCAAGAACCCGGAGCTGTACCCCGGCATCGAGCAGCAGACCCTCAAGCTCCTGGGCAACGAGGGGTGGCTGGACCAGGGGCACCTCGACGACCGGCTGATCGTGCAGAGCTTCAGCGCGGACAGCATCCGCATCGTGCACGACCTGAAGCCCGCCATCAGGACCGGCTTCCTCGGCACGCCCCCCGCGTCCGCCCTTCACGAGTACGCCGCCTTCACCGACCTGATCAACCCGTCGTACGGCTCGATCTCCCTCGGCTATGTCACCGCCGTGCACGGACACACGGGCCCGCACGGCCGCCCGATGGAGGTGTACGCCTGGACGGTCGACGACGCGCCCACGGCCTGGAAGGTCGCCGGGTACGGCGTCGACGG